Proteins encoded by one window of Ictidomys tridecemlineatus isolate mIctTri1 chromosome 7, mIctTri1.hap1, whole genome shotgun sequence:
- the Tmem37 gene encoding voltage-dependent calcium channel gamma-like subunit: MTAIVVQAQRLLGQRRPHRSFFETFIRTLIITCTALAVVLSSVSICDGYWLLAEDRLFGLWQFCTITNQSEPHCLRDLSQAHVPGLAVGMGLARSASAMAVVAAIFGLELLMVSQVCEDVHSRRKWTFGSFLLLASFILSSGGLLSFVILLRNRVTFIGFTLMFWCEFTASFLFFLNAISGLHINSITQTRTNQRNSGTRPRDLGFHKKVIKVELF; the protein is encoded by the exons ATGACTGCCATCGTCGTGCAG GCCCAGAGGCTGTTGGGCCAAAGGAGGCCCCACCGGTCCTTCTTCGAGACCTTCATCCGGACTCTCATCATCACCTGTACCGCCCTGGCTGTGGTCCTCTCTTCCGTCTCCATCTGTGATGGGTACTGGCTTCTGGCTGAGGACCGCCTCTTTGGACTGTGGCAGTTCTGCACCATTACCAACCAGAGCGAGCCACACTGCCTCCGAGACCTGAGTCAGGCCCACGTGCCTGGGCTGGCCGTGGGCATGGGCCTGGCTCGCAGCGCAAGTGCCATGGCTGTGGTAGCCGCCATCTTTGGCCTTGAGCTCCTCATGGTGTCCCAGGTGTGTGAGGATGTCCATTCGCGGCGCAAGTGGACTTTTGGTTCCTTCCTTCTCCTGGCCTCTTTCATCCTGTCCTCCGGGGGGCTCCTGAGTTTTGTGATCCTCCTCAGGAATCGGGTCACGTTCATCGGCTTCACCCTGATGTTCTGGTGTGAATTCACTGCCTCGTTCCTCTTCTTCCTGAACGCCATCAGTGGCCTTCACATCAACAGCATCACCCAGACCAGAACCAACCAAAGAAATTCTGGCACCCGCCCCAGGGACCTTGGATTCCACAAGAAAGTGATCAAGGTGGAACTTTTCTGA